In the Ictalurus furcatus strain D&B chromosome 13, Billie_1.0, whole genome shotgun sequence genome, GCAACTCCATGGTAAAGACGGGATGCACTTCCTTCCTActgatgtgtgtaattgtgattATCTCCTCGGTTGTTCTTTCTAAACGTCCCTCTTGACATGTTACAGGTGCTGTTTGACCACGTGGGGAGCCTGAAGAAGTACGAGACGGTGCAGGACATCATGAAGGACTTCTTCGAGCTGCGTCTGAAGTACTACGTGCTGAGGAAGGACTGGCTGCTCGGCATGCTGGGAGCCGAAAGCGCCAAGCTCTCCAACCAGGCGCGCTTCATTCTGGAGAAGATCCAGGGCACGCTCGTGATCGGTGAGGGGATCTGTTCGTTCAAGCGGGAGTGTTCGCACGCTGTTCCTGTTCTGTCTGCGTCAAGAAGTTAGGAGTTTACCTGGtgttcgtttttatttattccagaGAACAAGCCCAAGAAGCAGCTGATCTGCATGCTGCAGGAGATGGGCTACGACTCGGATCCCGTTAAAGCCTGGAAACAATCCCAGGAGaaggtgctctctctctctctcgcacactctTTATCTCTAATGGAGGGATACGAAAACCAATGCAGTCtcgccttttctttttttcaactgTAAACGTCTTGCGTGTTTTCGTTCCAGGAAGTGGAGGAAGAAGCGAGCGACGAAGACgaggagaaggaaaaagaggaagagaCGTCAGGACCGGACTATAATTACCTCCTGAGCATGCCCATGTGGTTCCTCACTAAAGAGAAGAAAGACGAGCTGTGCAAGCAGAGAGACGCGAAGGTAACCGACCACGCGAGGGACGCGAGCGGAACCGTTTAAACATGCGCCGTTAAACCTGCATCAAGcacacttgtttgttttttcggtTTTAGATGAATGAGTTGAACGTGTTGGAGAAGAAGTCTCCTACAGATCTGTGGAAGGAGGATCTCGCCGCCTTTACCTTGGAGCTCGAGGTGGGTGTGTTGCAGTAACCTAAAAAGAATACGGCGTTTATAATCCCGCGCTGAATATCTTTAAAGGTGTTTGAATACGATGAATAAAACGCCGTGTGGCGCTGTGATCGGTTCAATTGTTTTCAATTTAAGAAACCACGTTATTTTGCCGCAGCGCGTGGAGCAGGCCGAGCGAGAAGCCCAGGTCTCGGTCGCCCAGGTCAAGACCAAAGGGGGCCGGGCTAAGGTGGTGAAGGTGAAAAACGAGACCATGCCCACTCCTCAGGGCCGACGCGTCATTCCACGCATCACCAGCGCCATGAAGGGCCAGGCTGTCAAAAAGGTCGTAGCCAGGAAGGGCAAAGCCAAGGCGGGCGAGAGCGACGGCAGCGGCGTGGTGATGAAGATGGAGTTCGGTGGTGGTGAGGACGAGGACCTTCAGGAGATGGGACTCGCCGCTCGTCTCACCAAAAAGGCCAAGAAGGAACCCAAAGAGAAAGGTACTCGGTGAAAAGGGAACGTATTACCATGTTAAAATAGATGTGAATTTGGAGTTGTTacgtgtcgtgtgtgtgtgtgcgttttgtttacttatttatttatacatttcagTTTCTAAGTCAGGGAAGCAGACCACGCTGCAGTTTAAACCCGtcaagaaggagaagaagaaaaagaacactTGGTCGTCTGACGACGACGAGGAGGAGAGCGAGGGAGAAGGTTCGGACGTGTCCGGAGATGCAGGCGACGTGGCTCCTAGAGTGCGGCCCGGCAGAAAAGCTAACGGTAATTTAACACGCGCTCGCTGATCCTTCAGAAGGCGtcgattagttttctataacggcggcgcaggtttatattaaacacgCACGTTCTTATACGTTCTCGTTTctcccgagtgtgtgtgtgtgtgtgtgtgtgtgtgtgtgtgtgattgtagaTTATTATTTAgatgtgaatttgtgtgtttcAGCTGGTGTGAAGTACTGCCTGTCTGACAGCGAGGAGGAATTTAAGAACTGGGAAGGTTTAGGCAAAAAGAAAGCTCCAGCAGTtgttgaggatgatgatgatgatgatgatgatgatgatgacatgtTCGTCCCAGAACCCAGCGAGAGTGAGCAGGACTCACCTGCCCCGCCTCCACCGTGAGTCTTCATCCTCACCTCATGGTtcatgtctctgtctcttcacTGCTTTCCCTGTAACCGTTCCCTCGGTCATAACGCCCCCAAATCCTCTTACAGGAGAAAAACCCAGCCAAAAACAAAGGATGATAAGGAGGCGGTGAAGAGCACGCTCACCTGTAAGTGACTCACCTGAGGAGTTTGCAGATTTGTCacttgtcgttttttttttctctctctaacgCCTACTCGCGTGTGTGCACACAGCTGAAAGCAGCGCCGCTTCTAAACCTCCGCCCAAGCCCAAAGAGAAAGCGGCGAGGAAACCTGCGGCGAAGAAGACTACGACTGCTGCGGCGTCCAGAAAGAAAGGAACGGTGACAGGTACGTTGGGTTTTTACTCGAAACGTAGAGTAGACCCGtcagtcctgaagatgtcgggaGGGATACCCCGTAACAGCTTTACATCTGTCTGTTAGACagcgttgacactggagactccttccatgagatgtttaaactttttgtttttcccatacaagtccctgcgaatgggctgttgctatagaaaccatagCATTAGATGTTTAGTATTAGCGTGTCaagataaacctgtgatttttgCGTTTCTCTTTACTTGAGGCTCGAATCCAAGATCGAACAGAAATAAAGTATTGAGATCTTGTCAGCGATGAGCGTGATCGTATCGCTCACATTGCGGTTGTTTGTGTAGATGTGAAGCAGCCATCGATCCTCGACGCGCTGTCCAAACCCGCCGCCGCTAAAAAGAGCACGGCCGCAAAACCTCAGACCTCCAGTGACTCCGGAAACTCCGACCCCGCGCCGGCAGccaaaaaagcagcagcagcgcgCAAGAGGAAGACGGTGCTGAGCAGCGACGAGTCGGACAGCGACTCGGACGGAGGAAACCTCATGGCCCGCCTCAAAGGCAAAGCCGCAGCTGCAGGAAAGGTACGTCTCGGTATAACACGGTATAACCATTTCACCGGCGGTTATCTAACCTGTGTATCGTACAACTCTCACAATCCTCGAAATAGCGTGTGTGATGTACCCTCTAATAATCACTGACACTCCACTGGTTTATAACTGCTTTCGAGTAGTTGAGGTTTAATTCTATTCAAGAAATCggctaataattaaaaaatgaacgTAATATAAAACTATACGTGTACTATAAGAAGTAAATATCCTCCTGGGTtatgatttccaccactgttttaaaactaaataaataaataaactaaaatctGACCTGGTTGTACACTTTGAGAACCCACTGACCCCAAATCCATCTGGTTTGCTGTGTTTAGAAAAGCAAGCAGGGCGACGACGAGAGCTTCTCTTTGGACGTGACGTCCTCCGGCGTGGCCCCGAGGAGCAAAACGGCACGCAGCACAAAACCGGTCACCTACGTGCTGGACTCTGAATCGGACAGTGACTTTTAAGCTGTTTACCGTCACCTCACGGTGCGAGAATGAAGCTAACGTTGTACATGCGTTTTTAAACCTTCAATATTCggtttcatttccttttcagtGTCGCAGCATCACATTTTAAAGCTTCTGGGGGGAAAGTCGAATATTGATGTGGAAGATTTTTAAGTGTTTTGAGGAGCTGTTTGTCTGTCTtgtaaatattttctgtttgctttttctactaaacatttttccaaaataaaaccaataaaCTTTGCTTCGGCTGTCTCTTGACCTCTGTTAGCAGGAAatgtttttcaatttatttattacttatttattttttgtaccattcttcactattttttttttttgtttgttttttggtaacAGGATTCCTGGGTAAGTATGGAATTTTATTTCGAGATATGTTTTCAATAGCGGTCACTACTCCAAAGCTGAATATTGTCCTATAAGAGCATGTCCccgtgctttattcctcttataccgtaGTGATTTTCTAACGGTACAtccttttattccttttatagcTTTTTcatgtggaacgtccacgaaacaagtaAATGGTATCCTCTGACTTTCAGAAAAcgtagttacagctttacctcaggCTGTTAGAAAGcactgagactggagactccttccataactgctTAACAAACCTCTTGTAggaaacgtcaccatatcaacacagCGTATAATACAActagcacgttaatataaacctgtggtttgcaGCTGTGCTTCTGTCAGACCTGTTGCTATAaaacaattaatcaacaccccgaccaatcagaatgcagagtTCTAGCTGATATAGTGGAAGGTTGTGTATGTACTATAAATAATTTACGCATTTACATTCAGACCAAATGTTTCTCCATGCATATGagtttatttaaattctttatatattggatagatagatagatagatagatagatagatagatggagtgtgtgtaaaAGCAGCAAATAATGATTTCTACACCACTGTAGAAACAACATTAAGAACATTTAACAACATTAAAATTTTGGTCCTCACACTATTAGTTCAGCACTTCTCTGATGGGGGTTTTCTCCAAGGTTCTTGCATCTGATGATGGATTTTCTTGAGCCAGTGTTGGTTCTTGACCTACCAGTCAGTCCAGGGAACCGCAGCACTCCCCTGGTTCTGCTTGGCTTCGCTGCTCTTGCTTGGTTCTTCTCGTGCTGGGTCAACTGCTTCTTACCGACCGCTTCCTGAATTTCAATATCCTCCCTCGCCAGGGACTTTAACCCATCGCTGCTCTTCGTGAACCGCTTGAAGACGATGTGAAGGAATTCAGCCAGGCTGGAGACGGCCGAAAGTATTCCGACGGCAAAGTAGAAGAGCAGGAAGACCGTCTTCTCCATAGGTCTGGAGGTGAAACAGTCCACAGTGTAGGGACAAGGGAAGCGACTGCAGGGGAACTGAGCCTCGACACGAAAGCCATACAGCTTCCACTGTCCTATCAGGAACCCCACCTCGGACAACATCCGGAAGGCCACGTTGACTAGGTAGAGACGCTTGAGGTGGAGGTCTAGCTTTGCTGCACGAATGCTGATGGTGGAGTCTTGTCGGAGGACCTGGTGCTTCTTGTGGTGGTGCATGGCGTACATGAGGAACACTAGAGCAGGGGTGGAAATGAGCACAATGTGGAAGACCCAGAAGCGATACTGGGAGATGGGGAAGGCATGGTCGTAGCAAACTTGCTTGCATCCTGGCTGCAAGGTGTTGCAGGAAAACTCCTCTTGCTCATCATCAAACATGTCGCTGGCTACTGTACCGAGGATCAGCATCCTGAAAACCAGCATGAGGAGCAGCCAGAGACGACCCAGCATGGGTGAGTGCGCCTGCAGGGACCCGAACAGTTCACTGAGAAAACCCCAGTCCGTCATGTTGAGGGTGGAAACAAACAAGGACGAGGCGcttttttcttccccctgtGGTGTAGTTTACAAACTTGTTCTGGTCAAGATCATCCAAGATGTCTCCAGAGAGAGGATCTGTGCAGTCCCGTTAAGCCTTCCAGCGGTAAGAAGTTACTTGTCAGGGTTGatttattacaaaaacagtACTTCAAAATTACTCCAAATTGCCACCAAGCTTCATGTAGAGGGACTTTCCCAGTGGTCTCATCAACAGAAGAGCATATGGATCCATGGTTCTTCCAGTAGTAGGACTGGATATAGCAGCCTGATCGTGGTTGTTTTCCAGACGAACTGCAGTTAAA is a window encoding:
- the LOC128617261 gene encoding gap junction delta-3 protein-like, whose protein sequence is MTDWGFLSELFGSLQAHSPMLGRLWLLLMLVFRMLILGTVASDMFDDEQEEFSCNTLQPGCKQVCYDHAFPISQYRFWVFHIVLISTPALVFLMYAMHHHKKHQVLRQDSTISIRAAKLDLHLKRLYLVNVAFRMLSEVGFLIGQWKLYGFRVEAQFPCSRFPCPYTVDCFTSRPMEKTVFLLFYFAVGILSAVSSLAEFLHIVFKRFTKSSDGLKSLAREDIEIQEAVGKKQLTQHEKNQARAAKPSRTRGVLRFPGLTGRSRTNTGSRKSIIRCKNLGENPHQRSAELIV